A part of Vulcanisaeta moutnovskia 768-28 genomic DNA contains:
- the dsrB gene encoding dissimilatory-type sulfite reductase subunit beta, whose amino-acid sequence MLMSLSITPEPRDRMNKRLPVPFSTQLPEVIRSNYGRWIDRKFHGNGIIEHVSETGDKVFTVKVGLPSNSRVSVDTLEKFIEIADKYGLGVVRATRGMNIEFITDSLDKALKIKEEVEKLGFPVGGWGTSLWHITSCTAYLTCTTAVVDAPSITQVLYNNLKPYFTGEEKLPAKLMVFVAGCTNVCGGTLAGDIVIVGHYGQAPKPDPERIKFCLPSSTEALKKAVPDVAAVCPVGAIKVFGKPDGSVGIEVDERKCIACGRCKNVCDYFDWDPTKIGVAIFVGGKTSNTGTGPRLPYKVIPWLPVNPPEYREIVAAVKKIIDVWRREAQPGERLGDYIDRISIDEFMSKVGVPRTRHNRCEEASWNFGVRQFITYM is encoded by the coding sequence ATGCTCATGAGTCTCTCCATAACTCCTGAACCTAGGGATAGAATGAATAAGAGACTGCCAGTACCGTTCTCAACCCAATTACCTGAGGTTATTAGGAGCAATTATGGTAGGTGGATCGATAGAAAGTTCCATGGTAATGGGATCATTGAACACGTATCTGAGACTGGTGATAAGGTATTCACTGTTAAGGTTGGTTTACCATCAAATAGTAGGGTTAGTGTGGATACTCTTGAGAAATTTATAGAAATTGCTGATAAGTATGGCCTCGGTGTTGTTAGGGCAACTAGAGGCATGAATATTGAGTTCATAACTGATAGCCTTGATAAAGCGTTGAAAATTAAGGAAGAGGTCGAGAAGTTAGGCTTTCCAGTGGGAGGATGGGGAACATCACTGTGGCACATAACCTCCTGCACTGCCTACCTAACATGCACAACAGCGGTAGTTGATGCACCATCAATAACCCAGGTACTTTATAATAACCTAAAGCCGTACTTCACGGGCGAGGAAAAGTTACCGGCTAAGTTAATGGTCTTTGTGGCCGGTTGCACAAATGTGTGCGGTGGCACATTAGCTGGCGACATAGTTATTGTTGGACACTATGGACAAGCCCCAAAGCCCGACCCAGAGAGAATTAAGTTCTGTCTGCCATCTAGCACCGAGGCCCTTAAGAAGGCGGTGCCCGACGTGGCAGCTGTATGCCCTGTCGGTGCCATTAAGGTCTTTGGTAAGCCGGATGGATCAGTGGGTATTGAGGTTGATGAGAGGAAGTGCATAGCGTGTGGCAGGTGTAAGAATGTCTGTGATTACTTTGATTGGGACCCCACGAAGATTGGTGTGGCGATATTCGTTGGCGGTAAGACAAGCAATACAGGGACAGGCCCAAGGTTGCCCTATAAGGTTATTCCATGGCTACCGGTTAATCCGCCCGAGTATAGGGAGATTGTGGCTGCTGTTAAGAAGATAATCGATGTATGGAGGAGAGAAGCCCAGCCTGGTGAAAGACTTGGTGATTATATTGATAGGATTAGTATTGATGAGTTTATGAGCAAGGTAGGTGTACCGAGGACTAGGCATAATAGGTGCGAGGAGGCTTCGTGGAACTTTGGCGTTAGGCAGTTCATAACGTATATGTAA
- a CDS encoding MarR family transcriptional regulator produces MIFMELGDRERTVLRIIGDACDRKGQDSIKLEEVSERFRIAGFNINDVMDVLYRLEDLGLIRLEIIGYSTIIRITDKGKDVYRSL; encoded by the coding sequence ATGATATTTATGGAATTAGGTGATAGAGAGAGGACGGTCTTAAGGATTATTGGTGACGCCTGTGATAGGAAGGGTCAAGACAGTATTAAGCTTGAGGAGGTTTCTGAGCGATTTAGAATAGCTGGTTTTAATATTAATGATGTCATGGACGTATTATATAGGCTTGAGGACTTGGGCTTAATTAGGCTCGAGATAATTGGCTACTCAACAATAATACGCATTACGGATAAGGGTAAGGATGTTTATAGATCCCTATAG
- a CDS encoding phosphate-starvation-inducible PsiE family protein: protein MDVRDVVRIFRFISIALYLVIIVITVILGAVALYLAIRDIASLMPFSSISDLKILSALSAVFLVVIALEFVDMFLEYIRSGTVVVDLVLAVVLTAISRELLLYIASPSGSLDYGILLVMSILILALAYWLVNRAKAISHTS from the coding sequence GTGGATGTTAGGGATGTTGTAAGGATATTCAGGTTCATAAGTATCGCCCTATACCTAGTGATAATTGTCATAACAGTAATTCTTGGTGCAGTGGCACTGTACCTCGCCATTAGGGATATAGCATCATTAATGCCCTTCTCCTCAATATCGGATCTAAAAATACTGAGCGCCTTGTCCGCAGTATTCCTTGTGGTTATTGCCCTTGAATTTGTTGATATGTTTCTGGAGTACATTAGGTCAGGTACCGTGGTTGTTGACTTAGTATTAGCCGTAGTGCTTACTGCCATCTCAAGAGAATTACTGCTCTACATTGCATCGCCCAGCGGTTCCCTAGACTATGGAATATTACTAGTTATGAGTATACTAATACTTGCGTTGGCATATTGGTTAGTCAATAGGGCAAAGGCTATATCACATACTAGTTAA
- a CDS encoding PUA domain-containing protein, with the protein MRGSEEREVEIVKGHRLDYQLYKYLLQYFSDSELQGIFESIRKPPSKYYIRVNTLKISPEELLKLLREHSVDVYQDKDLPEALWFPVKGPNKVPSARKYVLADKKASESVYVGANLYVPGVVKMNKDVKKGDEVNIIAPNGEIVAFGIAEVNGDEARSIRRGIAVKTLVSVYNMPKVRDLREYELGLFYDQSLPAQWVTHILDPRPGDVIVDMNAAPGGKTSHIVQLGGGKAVVYAFDRSENKIREIIENLSRLGMDSLYRVEVRDTRFLDIDEPDLINSVDKILIDPPCTDMGVRPRLFDMKTMETVKSTAKYQEQFIKVAWKLLKPGGVLVYSTCTIPPLENEDNIAYAENLGFEVIDISIPNTSGGLVDRYRNSVIRFYPHVHDTPGYFIAKLRKPTQMHQ; encoded by the coding sequence ATGAGGGGTAGTGAGGAAAGAGAGGTGGAAATTGTTAAAGGACATAGGCTTGACTATCAATTATATAAATACCTTTTACAGTACTTCTCCGACAGTGAATTGCAAGGCATTTTCGAAAGTATAAGGAAACCACCGAGTAAGTATTATATAAGAGTCAATACATTGAAGATAAGTCCTGAAGAATTACTAAAATTATTACGCGAACACTCAGTTGATGTTTATCAAGATAAGGATCTACCCGAAGCCCTGTGGTTCCCTGTTAAGGGACCTAATAAAGTACCTTCGGCGCGTAAGTACGTCTTAGCCGATAAAAAAGCCTCTGAGAGTGTTTATGTGGGTGCTAACTTATATGTACCTGGCGTGGTTAAAATGAATAAGGATGTTAAGAAGGGTGATGAGGTTAATATAATTGCTCCCAATGGTGAGATAGTTGCCTTTGGAATTGCTGAGGTTAATGGTGATGAGGCTAGAAGCATTAGGCGAGGCATCGCTGTTAAGACACTGGTTAGTGTATATAATATGCCTAAGGTTAGGGATTTGCGTGAGTATGAGCTTGGTCTTTTCTATGATCAGAGCCTACCAGCTCAATGGGTTACCCATATATTAGATCCCAGACCTGGTGATGTGATTGTTGACATGAATGCTGCACCAGGTGGTAAGACGAGCCACATAGTACAACTTGGTGGTGGTAAGGCTGTGGTTTATGCGTTTGATAGAAGTGAGAATAAGATCAGGGAAATAATCGAGAATCTAAGTAGGTTGGGAATGGATAGCCTATATAGGGTTGAGGTTAGGGATACAAGGTTTCTGGACATTGATGAACCCGACCTAATTAACTCTGTGGATAAGATATTAATTGATCCACCCTGCACTGACATGGGCGTTAGACCCAGGCTCTTTGACATGAAGACCATGGAAACAGTGAAATCGACAGCAAAGTACCAGGAGCAATTCATTAAGGTTGCCTGGAAACTACTGAAGCCAGGTGGGGTCCTGGTTTACTCAACATGCACAATACCACCACTTGAGAACGAGGACAACATAGCCTATGCCGAGAACCTGGGGTTCGAGGTTATTGACATAAGCATACCTAACACATCCGGCGGTCTTGTTGATAGGTATAGAAACTCGGTCATTAGGTTTTACCCGCATGTACATGATACGCCAGGCTATTTTATAGCCAAACTCAGGAAGCCTACTCAAATGCATCAATGA
- a CDS encoding aldo/keto reductase, which yields MPLSKDTKYIKSINGKVSVIGMGTWGLGGGFWSPDYSNDEGWVKVLRRGIELGMTLIDTAEMYGGGHAEELVGRAIRGFPREELFIVTKVWPTHSKYNDAIKSARASRERLGTYIDLYLLHWPATDVPICETMKAFERLIDDGVVRFVGLSNFDVEGIERARQCFSKYDIAAVENRYSLLHRVDETSVIPYVQRNGMLYLAYTPLEKGEFANNEFLRSIGGKYGKSAIQVVLNWYIGIDNLVSIPKAGRLEHVEENAGAMGWRLNKEDWDAISNHFRRA from the coding sequence ATGCCATTAAGTAAGGATACTAAGTACATAAAATCAATAAATGGTAAGGTTTCCGTAATCGGAATGGGGACGTGGGGGCTCGGCGGAGGTTTCTGGTCACCTGATTACTCAAACGACGAGGGTTGGGTCAAGGTATTAAGGAGAGGTATTGAGTTGGGTATGACGCTTATTGATACGGCTGAGATGTACGGTGGTGGTCATGCGGAGGAATTAGTTGGTAGGGCAATAAGGGGCTTCCCAAGGGAGGAACTCTTCATAGTCACTAAGGTATGGCCGACGCACTCGAAGTATAATGACGCCATTAAATCGGCCAGGGCGAGTAGGGAGAGACTGGGCACGTATATAGATCTGTACTTACTTCATTGGCCCGCCACTGACGTACCTATTTGCGAGACTATGAAGGCCTTTGAGAGGTTGATAGATGATGGTGTAGTTAGGTTTGTTGGTTTGAGTAATTTTGATGTTGAGGGTATTGAGAGAGCTAGGCAGTGCTTTAGTAAGTATGATATTGCTGCCGTGGAGAATAGGTATAGCCTTCTTCATAGGGTTGATGAGACTTCAGTAATACCATACGTGCAGAGAAATGGCATGCTTTACCTGGCATATACGCCGCTTGAGAAGGGCGAATTTGCTAATAATGAGTTCCTCAGAAGTATTGGTGGGAAGTATGGTAAGTCTGCAATACAAGTCGTGCTTAATTGGTACATAGGTATTGATAATCTTGTGTCAATACCGAAGGCTGGTAGGTTGGAGCATGTTGAGGAGAATGCGGGTGCAATGGGTTGGAGGTTAAATAAGGAGGATTGGGATGCAATAAGTAATCACTTCCGTAGGGCTTAG
- a CDS encoding Lrp/AsnC family transcriptional regulator, producing MELDTKLRSLLMELQYSFPIVKRPFLKIANRLNEDEDWVLEKTRDLFRNSVIKRIGALVNYRSRGLVSALVGVNVPSDLINDVAKAINSDAQVSHNFVREHPRYNVWFVTKARSREELIMKVSNTLSKFSINDFVILTALRTYKIDVKFDLMSGVSRTKSMVLPLNVPSIESAGLSMEFFRRLRSINIVREPFNEIASLAGTSVDELGNLLDNLMRIGVIRDFYAALDSDRVGFRENAMVVFKATPETCERTALIEETTHVVLREVTLGSWPYNCYFMIHGINRNVLEDAIGDIMRRLGVNEYETLYSTRNLLPEMPRRLELTSM from the coding sequence GTGGAGCTTGATACTAAGTTAAGATCGTTATTAATGGAGCTACAGTATAGCTTCCCAATAGTAAAAAGGCCATTTCTTAAAATTGCAAATAGGCTTAATGAGGACGAGGACTGGGTACTAGAAAAAACAAGGGATTTGTTTCGCAATAGTGTAATTAAGAGAATAGGTGCCCTCGTGAATTATAGATCAAGGGGATTGGTATCAGCATTGGTCGGTGTTAATGTACCTAGTGATTTAATTAATGATGTTGCCAAGGCTATAAATTCTGATGCGCAGGTTTCGCATAATTTCGTTAGGGAGCACCCTAGGTATAATGTGTGGTTTGTTACAAAGGCCAGGAGCAGGGAGGAGTTAATAATGAAGGTTTCCAATACTCTATCTAAATTTAGTATTAATGACTTTGTAATTCTAACGGCTTTAAGGACCTATAAGATAGATGTTAAGTTCGACCTAATGAGTGGCGTATCTCGCACGAAGTCCATGGTATTACCACTTAACGTGCCATCAATAGAATCCGCAGGACTATCAATGGAGTTCTTCAGGAGGTTAAGGTCAATAAACATTGTGAGGGAACCCTTCAATGAAATAGCCAGTTTAGCCGGGACTAGTGTTGATGAGTTGGGGAATTTACTGGATAATTTAATGAGGATTGGAGTAATAAGGGACTTTTACGCAGCACTGGATTCGGATAGGGTAGGTTTTAGAGAGAACGCCATGGTTGTCTTCAAGGCAACCCCAGAAACCTGTGAGAGGACTGCTTTAATTGAGGAGACGACACACGTAGTACTTAGGGAAGTGACCCTTGGTTCATGGCCCTACAACTGCTATTTCATGATACATGGTATTAATAGGAATGTGCTTGAGGATGCCATAGGAGATATAATGAGGAGACTCGGCGTTAATGAATACGAAACCCTGTATAGCACCAGGAACTTACTGCCTGAAATGCCGAGGAGACTTGAATTAACTAGTATGTGA
- a CDS encoding TusE/DsrC/DsvC family sulfur relay protein: MPVTCPGEYEVNGKKVVLDEDCFLQNPEIWDEKVAEWMAKNLEGVQQMTERHWKVVKYLRQYWETYGVCPPIKMLLKETGETLESIYELFPDGPAHGACKVAGAPKPTGCV, encoded by the coding sequence ATGCCAGTCACGTGCCCAGGTGAGTATGAGGTTAATGGAAAGAAGGTAGTGTTAGATGAAGATTGCTTCCTGCAAAATCCTGAAATCTGGGATGAGAAAGTTGCCGAGTGGATGGCTAAGAATCTCGAAGGCGTACAACAAATGACCGAGAGACATTGGAAGGTGGTTAAGTACCTAAGGCAGTACTGGGAAACATATGGCGTATGTCCACCAATAAAGATGTTACTAAAGGAAACTGGAGAAACACTGGAGAGTATATACGAATTATTCCCAGACGGACCAGCCCACGGAGCATGCAAAGTAGCAGGAGCACCAAAACCAACAGGATGCGTATAA
- a CDS encoding V-type ATPase subunit — MSSSYVIKLTALGPRVRGLRARYLTKDKLNALILAQTLDDAVNVLKGTDYGDVLERLGKIVDEAQVTNEIRSHVIKSISLLASSVPSPASTVLKSYLMRFELENIKVITKSLMKSLESGVSLESLLNVAVEEELGRRHILAAIMSVRDVEDLRNKLMEFQHPAGPALDGFLKVSKQYPQYSIMLIDTFIDKAFIEYLMHLARIDYSVGKFIKELVDYYNLNVFLRGKLWGISQELINELVIRSGAVFSTVIKIYGESPTRILEELASVFVSLDQLIKVAGSSDLRSLVQYLGPFSYRFIKDLEDSMISLFTEFSPGASLAAVHFKFIESDMVIALLNAFLEGIPRDFVVKLYGPVI; from the coding sequence ATGTCGAGTAGTTACGTAATTAAATTGACGGCATTAGGTCCTAGGGTTAGGGGGTTAAGGGCTAGGTACTTAACTAAGGATAAGTTAAATGCATTAATACTTGCTCAGACGCTTGATGATGCAGTTAATGTATTAAAGGGTACTGACTATGGCGATGTGCTTGAGAGGTTAGGTAAAATAGTTGATGAGGCTCAAGTAACTAATGAAATTAGATCTCATGTAATCAAGTCAATAAGTTTATTGGCGTCATCAGTGCCATCACCAGCATCTACAGTATTAAAGTCATACTTAATGAGGTTTGAGCTAGAAAATATTAAGGTTATCACCAAATCGTTAATGAAGAGTTTGGAGAGTGGCGTTTCTCTGGAGAGCTTACTTAATGTGGCTGTTGAGGAGGAGCTTGGCAGGAGGCATATTCTAGCTGCCATTATGAGTGTTAGAGATGTTGAGGATCTACGTAATAAGTTAATGGAGTTTCAGCATCCTGCAGGTCCTGCACTCGACGGTTTCCTAAAGGTTAGTAAGCAGTATCCTCAATATAGTATCATGCTCATTGATACGTTCATTGATAAGGCCTTCATAGAGTACTTAATGCATTTAGCAAGGATTGATTACTCGGTTGGTAAGTTCATTAAGGAGCTTGTTGATTACTATAACCTTAATGTGTTTCTAAGGGGTAAGTTGTGGGGTATATCTCAGGAGTTAATTAATGAGTTAGTAATACGTTCAGGCGCGGTGTTTAGTACCGTAATTAAGATCTACGGTGAATCACCTACGAGAATTCTCGAGGAACTAGCCTCAGTATTTGTATCATTAGATCAGTTAATTAAAGTAGCCGGGTCCTCAGATTTAAGGTCGTTAGTTCAGTACCTCGGACCGTTCAGTTATAGGTTTATTAAGGATCTTGAGGATTCCATGATATCATTATTCACAGAATTCTCTCCAGGGGCTTCATTAGCCGCTGTGCACTTTAAGTTTATTGAAAGTGACATGGTCATTGCATTACTGAATGCCTTCTTAGAGGGCATACCTAGGGATTTCGTAGTTAAGCTTTATGGTCCAGTTATTTAA
- a CDS encoding nucleotidyltransferase domain-containing protein, which yields MFKKGLNFIREPYKTVIQNLLNSLIKLYDDKLVSLVVYGSVARGNPRIDSDIDMLVIFEELPKPISDRIKMFERAEDEIQPLLDELMNKGYAITLSPLIKTREEAGRFSPLYLDMTEDAVIVYDKDGFFEGVLTRIINRLRELGATRVWISDRAWYWVLKKDYKFGEVIEIE from the coding sequence ATGTTTAAGAAGGGTCTCAATTTCATTAGGGAACCTTACAAAACGGTCATACAAAACCTACTTAACTCATTAATTAAGTTGTATGATGATAAATTAGTTTCACTTGTTGTTTACGGTAGCGTTGCGAGGGGTAATCCACGTATAGATAGTGATATTGATATGTTGGTAATTTTCGAGGAATTACCAAAGCCCATATCTGATAGGATTAAAATGTTTGAGAGGGCTGAGGACGAGATCCAACCGCTACTTGATGAATTAATGAATAAGGGCTACGCTATTACCCTATCCCCATTAATAAAGACTAGGGAAGAGGCTGGAAGATTCTCGCCACTCTACCTGGACATGACCGAGGATGCGGTAATCGTCTACGATAAAGATGGATTCTTTGAAGGAGTTCTTACAAGAATAATTAATAGGCTGAGGGAATTGGGCGCAACGAGGGTCTGGATTAGCGATAGGGCTTGGTACTGGGTCCTGAAGAAGGACTATAAATTCGGCGAGGTGATTGAAATTGAATAA
- a CDS encoding YbaK/EbsC family protein, whose translation MILGKHVVMAKAREVRQVLGVDVGVVTPLSDKVLPLRVIMDPLVLENEYVLCGSGSRSTLIKKY comes from the coding sequence ATGATACTGGGTAAACACGTGGTCATGGCTAAGGCTAGGGAGGTTAGGCAGGTATTGGGCGTTGATGTCGGTGTAGTAACGCCACTTAGCGATAAGGTTTTGCCACTTAGGGTTATTATGGATCCATTAGTACTGGAGAATGAGTATGTATTATGCGGCAGTGGATCCAGGAGCACATTGATTAAGAAATACTAG
- a CDS encoding HEPN domain-containing protein — translation MNNLEMARSYINQATERIKHAKEALNGGNYPYVVRQCQEAVELLLKAALRIIGVEPPRWHDVGPVLRRERNKFPGWFQEYIDELASISRSLRKEREFSMYGDEESGIPPEELYTRIDAERALNDAEKVLSLASKLFNEVS, via the coding sequence TTGAATAACCTTGAAATGGCAAGATCCTACATTAACCAGGCAACTGAGAGAATAAAGCACGCAAAAGAAGCCCTAAATGGTGGTAATTACCCATACGTGGTTAGGCAGTGCCAGGAAGCAGTCGAATTACTGCTCAAGGCAGCATTGAGGATTATTGGCGTGGAACCACCGAGGTGGCATGATGTTGGTCCGGTGCTCAGGAGGGAACGTAATAAATTTCCTGGGTGGTTTCAGGAATATATTGATGAATTAGCGTCAATATCAAGGAGCCTAAGAAAAGAGAGGGAGTTCTCAATGTATGGTGATGAGGAAAGTGGGATACCTCCCGAAGAGTTATACACCAGGATAGACGCTGAGAGGGCACTTAATGATGCCGAGAAGGTTCTTTCATTAGCTAGCAAACTGTTTAATGAGGTAAGTTAG
- the galT gene encoding galactose-1-phosphate uridylyltransferase, whose amino-acid sequence MGSKPTMELRWDPILREWVLVSNIRRFRPWQPSNYCPFCPGNPETGYGWRALILENRYPMLMENPPEPGNHWFYKTSRSVGKCYVVVETPEHNIDDISDLPIDQIEYVLSMIINKVREESGKDYAHYFLWFRNKGREIGVSLTHPHSQVYVLPFTPSRIERELDSAREYFNNYGRCLFCDIVKAELKDYARIIYNNDQWVSFMPFYSHWPFEVHIYPKRHIQLITELTNEEVRSLSEVLKVSLCGLTHVFSKPMPYILVLHQAPLRGDYAYYHLHIEVYGILREEDKIKYAAGMETGGGNFTYDSVPEENAQRIRDSVMRNCIHNS is encoded by the coding sequence ATGGGCAGTAAGCCTACGATGGAGCTCAGGTGGGATCCAATACTGAGGGAATGGGTCTTGGTATCCAATATTAGGCGCTTCAGACCATGGCAACCAAGTAATTATTGCCCGTTTTGCCCTGGAAATCCAGAGACTGGTTATGGATGGAGGGCCCTCATTCTAGAGAATAGGTACCCAATGTTGATGGAAAACCCACCGGAACCTGGTAATCACTGGTTCTATAAAACAAGTAGGTCAGTGGGTAAGTGCTATGTGGTCGTTGAGACCCCTGAGCATAATATTGATGATATCAGTGACTTACCCATTGACCAGATAGAGTATGTCCTAAGTATGATAATTAATAAGGTGAGGGAAGAATCAGGTAAGGACTATGCGCATTACTTTCTTTGGTTTAGAAATAAGGGTAGGGAAATCGGTGTTTCATTAACACACCCACATAGTCAAGTTTACGTATTGCCCTTCACGCCAAGCAGAATTGAGAGAGAACTCGATAGTGCCAGGGAATACTTCAATAATTATGGTAGGTGTCTCTTCTGCGACATAGTTAAGGCCGAGCTTAAAGACTATGCTAGGATAATTTATAACAATGATCAGTGGGTCTCATTCATGCCGTTTTATTCCCATTGGCCCTTTGAGGTACATATATACCCAAAAAGGCACATTCAATTGATCACTGAACTCACGAATGAGGAAGTTAGAAGCCTGTCAGAAGTCCTTAAGGTATCATTATGTGGATTAACACATGTATTTAGTAAACCCATGCCATACATACTAGTATTACACCAGGCGCCCTTAAGGGGTGACTATGCATATTATCATCTGCACATTGAGGTTTATGGTATATTGAGGGAGGAGGATAAGATTAAGTACGCAGCTGGCATGGAGACTGGAGGCGGTAATTTCACGTACGACTCGGTACCCGAGGAAAATGCGCAAAGGATTAGGGATTCGGTGATGAGGAATTGTATTCATAATAGTTAG
- a CDS encoding galactokinase: MAVDIVTREFREFFNEEPTLVTSAPGRLDFLNTHQDYKGLPVVAVGINLRTYIAISKSQGEFMVASGNLRDDNVNYFDKFSLSGLKLIGGKWFGDYVRALVMAFMRHSYAVNPFRAWIRSYVPIASGLGSSGTLLVALASAISAVNGFNLDRKAVAEIAYEAEHDVMGIPCGRLDQYAAAFGDIVVIETKPPYNVEVLPRLSGAFLVVDTGIRHSTADIHPKRQQEIDEGLSKLLSMDIPGNLRKKLGIHYWEVHWNEIKEDDMSRFIRELDDTPRRRILYTLRANESTKLALKVIKGEAVDIKDLIKTLNLSNTEVDSLVSSYDWRETLIGKVMTYQHKLLSEYYDVSLPEIDKLVNFLVSEGAYGAKLSGAGLGGSVIALVRDEDKAKELLGKVLDRGLAPRGWVVSIDSGVTIHGQ; the protein is encoded by the coding sequence ATGGCCGTAGACATAGTTACTAGGGAATTCAGGGAATTCTTTAATGAGGAACCAACCCTGGTAACTTCGGCACCTGGCAGATTAGACTTTCTGAATACGCACCAGGATTATAAAGGGTTGCCGGTGGTTGCCGTTGGTATTAATCTAAGGACTTACATCGCTATTTCTAAATCCCAGGGTGAGTTTATGGTGGCGTCAGGTAATTTAAGGGATGATAATGTGAATTACTTCGACAAATTCTCACTAAGTGGTTTAAAATTGATTGGTGGTAAGTGGTTTGGTGATTATGTTAGGGCTCTTGTAATGGCATTTATGAGACATAGTTATGCGGTTAATCCCTTTAGGGCTTGGATACGTAGTTATGTACCAATAGCGTCAGGACTTGGAAGTAGCGGAACATTATTAGTAGCGTTAGCCTCTGCAATCAGTGCAGTTAATGGATTCAACCTCGATAGAAAGGCAGTCGCCGAGATAGCCTACGAGGCAGAGCACGATGTTATGGGTATACCTTGCGGTAGGCTTGATCAGTATGCGGCTGCCTTTGGCGATATTGTCGTTATTGAGACCAAGCCTCCCTATAATGTCGAGGTTCTACCACGCCTCAGTGGAGCGTTCCTGGTTGTAGATACAGGCATTAGGCATAGTACTGCGGATATACATCCCAAGCGTCAGCAGGAGATAGATGAAGGACTTAGTAAATTACTTAGTATGGACATACCAGGGAATCTGAGGAAGAAACTTGGGATCCATTATTGGGAGGTTCATTGGAATGAGATCAAGGAGGATGATATGTCGCGATTTATTAGGGAACTGGATGACACACCCAGGAGAAGGATATTATATACATTGAGAGCTAACGAAAGTACGAAATTGGCATTGAAGGTTATTAAGGGAGAGGCCGTTGATATTAAGGACTTAATAAAAACGCTTAACTTAAGTAATACTGAGGTAGATAGCTTAGTTTCCAGTTATGATTGGAGGGAGACGTTAATTGGTAAAGTTATGACCTATCAACATAAATTACTTAGTGAGTACTATGACGTTAGCCTACCTGAAATAGATAAGTTAGTTAATTTCCTAGTGAGCGAGGGTGCCTATGGAGCTAAATTATCTGGGGCTGGTCTGGGAGGTTCTGTCATAGCACTTGTTAGGGATGAGGATAAAGCTAAGGAGTTGTTAGGTAAGGTCCTGGATAGGGGCTTGGCTCCCAGGGGCTGGGTTGTTAGTATAGACAGTGGGGTGACTATACATGGGCAGTAA